The genomic window ATTTAAGTTCGTCTGAATAGTTCATCTTGCTTATTTGTTCAAGTGCATCTGTTGCTTTTTCCTCCATAACGCTTTCCTGCCCGCTTTTTGCTGTTTTGAATTCCATTACTACACCCTTTTTAGATGGGTCATTGGGAATTATGATTACATCCGGTCGCCCGTCACCGGACTCAGCATTAGATTTAATTCTGTATTTGCCATCAAGATTTACCAGTAATCCAAGTATAAATGCATGGTAAAAGTTTTCCGCCGCATCTTCACCAACATCAAAATAGCTGAACGTCTTCCTTACAAGGTATTCAAAGTCTTCTTTGAATTTTTCAATATCACCATCAGTAAGGTTTGATAGAAGTTCTTTTACTTTATCGGGGGATACCTCTCTATTCCTGAACCAGCTTGATATGATGTCTTCAAAAAGTACTGTTATCTCCATATCCGGTATTGTTATATCGCATTTTGTTCGTCCCTTTTCAAGATGCATATTCTCCATCTTTAGATATCCGCTTACAAGAAGAAGACTCCAGAGCACATCTTCACTGGTTATGTTCGTATATAATATTTGTCGGAAATTTGTATCCGTATTTATGGTGATGTCTTTAAGCTTACCGCCCTCCATCAATATCTGTAATTTTTCTTTAACATTGCTGCCGGTCCTTGTAATAATATTTCTAATGATATCATTGCTGCTGGTATTGACCCAATAAGGCTGGAGCTTTTTTTGTTTTACAAAATTTAATATGGACCATGGATTATAAATTACCGTATCATCACCGAATACATATCCGTTATACCAAGCTTTTACATCATTTATTTCCGAATACATATTATAATATTTCAATAAATCTTCTACTTCTTTTTCTGTAAACCCAAATTTATCTGCAAAAGAGTTTTGTAATATTGAACTTACTTCAATATTGTTAAAACCTGAGAATATGCTTTCTTTTGCGACTCTATAAATGCCGGTAATAACAGCTGTTTTAAGGCTTGGGTTGCCTTTTAGACCGCCACCAAGAAAATTGCGCATAAAATCAATGATTTCTTCGTAATATCCGCAAATATACCCCTGGTTAATTGGAGTATCATATTCATCTATCAATACGATGACATCCTTTTTATAGTATTCCCTTAATAAACTTGTAAGCAAATACAAACTGTTTTTAAGCCGTATTTTATCGGCCTTTTCATTCTTTATTTCGGTGTACATTTCTTTATCAAATTCATCTATATCCTTACAATCGAGTAAATATTTATGCCTTCTGAATTCTCTCCCAATAACATGCTTAATATTTTCAAAGCACTCGTCAAATGTCATATCTTTTACATCCTTAAATGATAGGTTAACAACGGGATATTGCCCTTGCTGCGATGTATAAGTATCACCTTCACGCCATATTTTCAAATCTTTAAAAAGACAGCTTAAATCCTCATCAGTTTTTTCAAAGAAATAACGGAGCATGGATATATTTAAAGTTTTCCCGAATCTTCTCGGACGTGTTATCAATTTAACCTTTGAAATATCATCAATTACTTCTTTTATAAACAACGACTTATCTACGAAATATCCGTTACTTTCTTTTAAATCGCGAAAATCATCAATACCTATAGGTATTCCTTTCAATTTTGGGGTTTCCGGCATTCTAACACACCTCCATTCTTATCCGTATACCAATATTTTCAATCATATTATACACTATTATCAATAATATGACAAAATATCTTTAACGAGGGTGTGGATAACTCAAACCTTTGATTATCTCAGTTACGGAGGTAGATACAGTCACTAAATCAGATATTGTTTGACAATTGAGGAGGTCTTCATCCTCATTGATGGGGTATCCTCCTGGCCATTATCTTATCATTCCCTGCCACTCCACTGCGCCCATGACAGCGGCGGATATCGTCGGATTGTCGGCCAGCTTCAAAAGGGCCTCGGGCTTTCCTACTACCACCACCCCATAAAACTTGACACCGTTTTGCCTTAAAAAAGATGCAGTGCGGGAAAGCGCCCTGGAAGAGTGGCTGGGGATCTTGCTAAGAGTATCAAGTTCCTGGATAAACTCTTCATCGCTCAGCTCATGTTCACCGTTGACGAAACCTCCCAGGGGGATACCCACCAAACGGTCCGCAAGATAGTTTTTCTTTTCTATTTCTTTATCACTGTAGGCTGTGATCGCCCCCCACATAGGCTCTACACCGGCGGGCAAAAGAGCCTTCATTTCTTCCCGGGTTAAAAGATGTGAAAAGGATACGGCCATCTCCACGGTACTGTTTTCAGGTACATTAGCTAGCAGGTCAAATTCCCGAGGCGGCTTGTCATAAAATTCATCGTATTTTGCAGCAGGATGAAAGAACTTTAATGCCGGCACCATGTTGGGCAAGAGGTATTCCATCCCGTCTTCAGTCTTTATAGTAGAGCGGCTGGGATTCCAGAATTGTTCTCCACCCCATACCTGAAAGTCCGCAATAGTTGTCCCCACAGCTACCGGCTTTTTCCCTACCATGCGAAACAAATAAAAATTTTTGCGCCTGCCGATAAAACCTGTATCATAGCTGTCGCCTTCAATAGCTATGGTGTTGGGCGTACTGTATCTTATAATGCTTGGGTATATATCGGAGAGCCTCCATTCCTGCCGGGAAAGGAGTTCCTGTGTTACAACCACCGCCAATATCAAAAATGCTGCAGCCACTATCAGGGAGATTGCCACCGTGCGAAGGGTGCTTATCCACCGAACCCGGCGTAAAAACTTACCTTCATCAAACCCCATGTTATGTTCAGGCTTAATATTTTCCTCAACCTTTTTTATTTCATTATTGTTTTTTTCATCCTTATTCTTTTCTTCCTTTTTCATGGGATGACCTCCTTAACTTCAAGTATTCTTCTTTGAAATGCTGCCTTGCACGGTATAGTCCGACCCTTACCGTATTTGTTTTCATCTTCAAGACTTTGCCGATATCCTCATAGGAAAGTTCAAGGTTATACTTTAATATCAATAGGTCTCGTTCCAGTTTGCTGAGGGCTTCCATTACCGTCTGGATTTCCTGGAGGTTTTCCTTTTCCAGGAACATTTTTTCCGGAGCTTTATCTTCCGTATCTATATCATAGTCGTCAAAATCCATCAGCGTGATTCCCTTTCTATTGCGCCGAAGCCAGTCGATGTACTTACGGCGTGCCACCGTGTAAAGCCATGCCTTAAGCTTGCCCTCTTGAACCCCGTCCAGGTGGAGGTAAACGGCCGTCAAGGTCTCCTGGGCTACATCCTCAGCGTCCTCATGGCCCAATCCCAGATTGTACAGGTAGCTATATACCATCTTATACAGCTCTTGCCACAAACTTACTTCCTCCTAACAATCCCGCGTCTACATTACCCACCTTCTAAGTAAAATCATAAGAATAAGGCTTTCAAAAAGAAAGCTCAAGCGTGTAGAGATAGAAGATTATCGATTTTATCGGCTTTCATACCTTAAAAGAATTAGATGAACACATAAAAAATCCTCCTTCTCTATAGTTTTCAATATATATAGACGAAGGAGGCTGAAAAAAGTATACAATTTTCCTATTAATTTCTTCCTATATCTTATTTGCATAAAAATTTTTTAATGTTCCAGATAAGCTGTTTTATACAGAAAGTCCAGATTAAATAACCGCCCTGGAAGGCATTTTATCGTAATCTTCCAGGATCCTTTCTATGCGCTCTTTTTCGGTGAGGACCCGTTTTTCTTCGGTGTCGTAAGCATACAGGGCGCCGTCCACCAATCTGGTGGTGAGTTTTCCGCAGGCGGCGGGGTTGCCTTTGAGGTGCGGCGCATCCAGGATGCCTATCTTGATGGCCTTTGCGATAGTCCCGGCATCGGCCAGGGGATCTTCCGCCATGGGATTTAATCCTTTTATGGCTTCCAGGGTGAACATTGCTTCTTCGATGAGCTCCCTCTTTCTTCTCTGGACCTCTTTATCCTTAGTTATATCTACCACACCCAGGAAGTTGTTCCTGATAACGCCCCGCACTATCCTGCAGCTTTCGATGATGTCATCGGCCGTGGCTGCATGATGGGCTTCGCAGTAGCCCACCACATGGTAGATATGGGGCTTTATGGCCATGGCCAGATATGCCGATGATGCCAGCTGCCCCTTGGCCTGGGAAAGGTCTCCCGGAAAGCTGGCAAGGCCCGCCCTGGCCTGGCGGTAGACCCTGAAACTGTCATCCTGCAGCGATTCGATGAGCTCTATTTTTGCCAGCATCTTGGCCAGGTCCATTTTTGGCGATATGGACGGCGGCACATTGAACATATACTGGGCTATATAGTCTTTTACTCCCATCTTTTTGGCATTGTATGCCGCAAGGTATGCGGTAACCACACCTATGGTGTCATGGGCATCCCTCAGGCTCCAGTGGTGGGATTCGTTTACCTCCACCGGAATATTGCGTTCCCCGTGCCACTTCATTACCTGTTGATTTTCCCTGATAGATTCCTCCACCGCCCTGGGGCCCCGTTTATCCAGCACATTGTACCAGCAAAGGGGCACCGCACACCAGGCATTTTTTATGGTATCCTGGAGCAGCTCCGCAAAGGGAATCAGGTCATTGGTGCCGCTGTAGCAGCGGAGCAGGGGGAAGTTACCCCTTTGAGCCGCACTATAAAGGGCCTGAAAATCTTTCCTTGACCTGACCGGAACTCCCCCGGCGCCGTCCATGCGGTGGTCCATTTTATCCTGCTCGAAAAAGTGCTCCTGGGCATTCTGGTCAGGGGCGACGGAAATCACATCCAGAACCTTTGACTCGGCTATCTTCTCTATGGAAGCCACCGTCTCGGCCACTGTTGGCAAACCTAAATGATGCCTTAATATCGGATATGGGTACTTTGATTTTATGCGGGAAATCAGATCTCTGGCATAATATTCTGCTTCCGAAAGCTTCCTGCCCTTTAAAAACCCTATCACATCATCCACGTCTTCCATACCGCCGAACACTTTATAAAATAACCCGCTTTCTTCAGCCACCCTGGCGGTGGGCTCGGTACCACCGAAGATCCACTTAAAGCCCTCCAAATTCTCCTCTTTTATCTTTTCCCCAAGTTCTTTGAGCACCTCTTTTAGCGGCTCCGGTGTCAGCCTGTAGCTAACGCCCACATATTCGGGTTTTTCCGCCTTCACCGCCGAAAGGAGCTCATCTATGGATATGGCTGCCCCTAAAAACCGGGTATCGTAGCCTTCCTTTTCCGCCAGCGACAGGAAATTCATTATCCCCGCCACATGGACACAGTTTCCGATGGTAGCAGCTATAATCTTTTTCATCATGCCACCACCTCCTGTTCGTGAACTGTAGTCTTCTTAACCTCCCCGGTCTGGGCCAGTCGATGTATTTCTACTACGCTCAATCCCTTAAGGCCCAGTTTATCCACCGTCCTGCCCTCCTCCCGGAAATTCCTACCGGTCATCATATTTGCAAGGCGGATTATGGTATCTATGGCCGGGGTCTCTATACCCAGATGCTCGGCAATGGATGCAATTGGCACCAGGCTGCAGGGCACATCCTCATAGATATACCGCGTGTCAAGGCCTTTGGGAGCCGTGAGCCCCTTATATGCCGGGTTATTCTGGATAGCCTCATATATGGAATCGCCTTTTGCACCGTAGGACTCCTCCAGCCACTCTAAAGCCGAAACGGCCTTAACTCCCAGAGCCCGGGCCACCTTCATCCTCTCGGCATCGAGCCTTTCCAGCATCTGGCCTATAGAAGGCGTAATTCCCTCCAGGTAATACTCAAAAGCCTGACCCCTCTCGATGTGTCCACTATTGAGCAGCGTGGGTGCCGGGTGGAATATAGCTCCGAAGTTGTTGAGACTGGTCTCCATCACATCTCTTGCCGGTGTAAATTGGGGATAAGCTCCGGACAAAAGCCTGATGACCCTCCGGGTTGATGTGGCAGGGATCGCCGCCAGAGCCACCTCATTTTTTACACTGAATATCCGGGCACTGTTCGGTCCCGTCGCTCTACAGGCATATATGAAAGTCTGGGCTTCAGCCACCACTATATCTTTATCACAGCCGGATTTTCTGATGGTTTCATAGACCTCCAGGGCTCCGCCGGTGCGACCGGGGTTTAAAACTATAATCTGGCCATCTTTTAAATATGGAGCCATAGCCTTCGCCAGATGGTAATGTCCCGTAGCCGGCACCGTCACCATTATTATATCGGTGTTTTGAATAGCTTCTCCGATGTCGCTGGTAACCAGGTTCAAGACGCTTTTGCCTTCTACAGAACCGCTCAGGGTGATAACAGGATAGCTAATCAGGGATTCCAGCTTTTCCCGGGATCTGTTGTACAAATTGACGGAATAACCTTTTAGAGCCAGATACCCTGCCATGGCCAGTCCGCCATTGCCGGCCCCAATAACTGCATAAGACACGTTCTCAAAATTCAACATGATCACCCTCCTTTTTCTGGAAATTATTTTTTGGCAAAATTAAAAGCTATGGAGATCCATAGCTTTGAGGCAATACTGAATAAACAGCACTCAATGCCATCAACCTCCTCTTACCACGCTTACGAGGTTAGCTGCCGGGTTCGGGTCGAAGAGTGTAACCCTACCCCTTTGATCAAGAATATAAATACTCCCGGTCGAAGGGGATTCACCCCATAAAATTGGGTCCCCCGCTTCTTTCCCTTAGGAAAGAACTCAGCGTTCAAGATTGAAGAAGCATATTTTTTATTGTAAATGATATTATACCAAAGATTACTATTATTGTCAATAAGCCGACTCCAATCTTAATAAAAATTTTTTTATTTCCAATCCACCGCCGTAGCCCACCAGCGAACCATCGCTGCCTACCACCCGGTGGCAGGGCACCACAATGGGTAAGGGGTTTTTGTTGTTGGCTCCTCCTACTGCTCTGGAAGCCCCGGGTTTGCCGATAGCCCTGGCGATATCGCCGTAGCTCGCTGTCTTTCCATAGGGTATTTTAAGAAGCTGCTGCCATACCTTTTTCTGAAAATCGGTACCCCTCATGTCCAGGGGTACGGTAAATTGCTTTAACTTTCCATCAAAATATAGCAGGAGTTCTTCCAGAGCTTTATCATTGATGGAACTCTTTTCTCCTTTGCCATCCTCATCCCACAAATCACATTTTCCATAGGTCTTCTTCAACCCTTCGATAAAGCGTTCTTCCAATTCCCCCGGTAGACCTACACAGCATAGGCCCTTCCGGGTGGAAGCTATCATGAGCCTTCCGATTTTTGTATCAATACGGCGGTAATAGATTGTTTCCATATATAAGTTATTTCCTCTTTTCTTACGATATTTCTCCAGGCAATATGCTTCGGGTCTTGCCAACAAAGGAGAGGTCTTTCACTTTCGGAAAATACTTTTTAAATATTTTTCGATAAGCTTGCTCTTCCATATAATTACAACGGGTATCGCCTGCTCCTTTATATATTCCGCTTTCCACCGCCGGGTCCAAATTCCCCGCTTCTTTCGCCCATTCTGCAAGAATATGGCTTGTTCCTGTTCCGTGGGCAAACTTCTCTTTTTTTCTCCATACCACTTGTTTTGGGAGGTATTTTTCCGCCACTTTGCGAAGAATCCATTTTTCGGTATATTTTACCGGAGACAACTTCAGGTCTTCCTTTATAGAAAAAGCGAAATTCACAACCTCTACATCAAGAAAGGGCACTCTTCCTTCTATGGAATTGGCCATGGTCATGCGGTCTACCCGCTGGAGATTTGTGTTGTGCAGGTTATTAGTTATCCTTAGAAGCTCTTCATTGATATCTTCAAGCTTATGTCTTTTGAGGTATTCGTAACCTGCGAAGAGTTCATCGGCCCCCTCTCCCGATAATACCACTTTTACATATCTGCTGGCAAGACGGGAAACAAAATATGTGGGAATGGCGCTTCTGACCAGGGCAGGGTCAAAGGATTCCAGATAATATATCACCTGGGGCAGAGCCTTTATCACATCTTCTTTAGTATATTCAAAAACATGATGAGTAGTCCCAAGATGTTGTGCTACTATCCGGGAATAATAAAGATCGTCGGAACCTTTAATCCCCACCGCAAAGGAATGTAGTTCTCCATCCACATATTTTCTCGCCATCGCCGCAATGAGGCTGGAGTCCAGTCCTCCGCTCAAGAATACCCCTAAGGGCACATCGGCCATGAGCCGCTTTTGAACTGCTTTAGATAATTTTTCTTCCAGTTCTTCTATAAGAGTTTCTTCATCGGCTGAAATTTCTTGTTCAGTTTTTATTCTGAAGTATCTCTCAAAGCCCCTTGTATGAGTGTAAAAATGTCCATTAGGAAATTCTTTTACGTCATCGGTTATCTGCAAAAGGCCCTTAATTTCCGATGCGAAATATAATGTACCTTCAGAATCTTTACCGTAGTAAAGGGGTTTAATGCCTAGAGGGTCCCTGGCCAGTAAAAAATCATTTTTACTGTAAATTGCAAAGGCAAACATGCCATCCAGCTTATATACCATATCTGGACCCAGTTCCTCGTAAAGGTGTAACAATACCTCGCTGTCGGTATCTGTCTTAAACTTATGCCCCATACTTTTTAGCCATGCCCTCAATTTTTTGTAATTGTATATCTCACCGTTAAAAACCAGGCTTATGGTACCATCTTCATTGAACAGTGGTTGTCTACCGGTATTTAAATCGATGATGGTCAGGCGGTTATGTCCCAGGACCACATCATGGGCGGTATAAATCCCCCTGTCATCGGGCCCTCTTTTTTCCATCATGCCGAGCATTATTTTGATCTTTCCCGGGTCCGGCTTTCCAAAACTTCCCGCTATACCGCACATAATTACCACCTCCATAGTATTAAAAAATGGGGTTTTTGAAAAAATAAAAGCCGTGGAGATCACGGCCCGAAATAATGCCTTAATATAAATTGCACCATCAATCTCCCCTTACCACGCTTGCGAGGTTAGCTGACGGATTCGGGCCGAAGAGTGTAACCCTACCCCCTAGACCGAAAATAATAAATCCTCAGTCAAAGGGGATTCACCCCATTTTATTGGTTCCCCCGCTTCTTTCCCTCAGGAAAGAACTCAGCGTTCAAGATTGAAAAGTATATTTTGCTGTTACCAACATTTTACCAGATGTTTGTAAGCAATGTCAATAAGTAGAGCAAATTAGGAGAAACTAAAGTAGAGGTGAATATAATGGATATGTTTTTACCCAAAAGGGCTTTATTTGAGAGGGAGGCACTGGATTATGCCGTAGGACAGCAGGTTTATTATAAAATGCAGCAGCTCGGAGTGGAAACATTATTTATCGGTTCTCACAACAGGGTGACGGGAATACCCGGTAAGACCCCCCAGGAAGCATTTTTCGAATCCAAGAGGACTCTGGTGGTGGGAGTTCGCAGGAGCCTTGATTTTCAGACCTGCAAACCTTCAGCCCATTATCAGCTCCCATTGGTAACCGGGTGTATGGGAGAATGTGAATACTGTTATCTGAATACCACCCTTGGAAAAAAACCATATATAAGAGTCTATGTAAATATAGATCAAATCCTGGAAAGAGCCCAAGAATATATTTCCAGGAGAAAACCGGAGGTTACCATTTTCGAAGGAGCCGCCACGTCGGACCCTCTTCCGGTGGAGCCTTATACCGGAGCATTAAAAAAGGCCATTGAGTTTTTCGGGTCAACCCGGAATGGGCTATTCCGGTTTGTCACCAAATTCACCAATGTCGAATCCCTGCTGGACG from Biomaibacter acetigenes includes these protein-coding regions:
- a CDS encoding AAA family ATPase, which produces MPETPKLKGIPIGIDDFRDLKESNGYFVDKSLFIKEVIDDISKVKLITRPRRFGKTLNISMLRYFFEKTDEDLSCLFKDLKIWREGDTYTSQQGQYPVVNLSFKDVKDMTFDECFENIKHVIGREFRRHKYLLDCKDIDEFDKEMYTEIKNEKADKIRLKNSLYLLTSLLREYYKKDVIVLIDEYDTPINQGYICGYYEEIIDFMRNFLGGGLKGNPSLKTAVITGIYRVAKESIFSGFNNIEVSSILQNSFADKFGFTEKEVEDLLKYYNMYSEINDVKAWYNGYVFGDDTVIYNPWSILNFVKQKKLQPYWVNTSSNDIIRNIITRTGSNVKEKLQILMEGGKLKDITINTDTNFRQILYTNITSEDVLWSLLLVSGYLKMENMHLEKGRTKCDITIPDMEITVLFEDIISSWFRNREVSPDKVKELLSNLTDGDIEKFKEDFEYLVRKTFSYFDVGEDAAENFYHAFILGLLVNLDGKYRIKSNAESGDGRPDVIIIPNDPSKKGVVMEFKTAKSGQESVMEEKATDALEQISKMNYSDELKYSGVNEVVEIAIVFYRKKTYIKHNIKRI
- a CDS encoding anti sigma factor C-terminal domain-containing protein; protein product: MKKEEKNKDEKNNNEIKKVEENIKPEHNMGFDEGKFLRRVRWISTLRTVAISLIVAAAFLILAVVVTQELLSRQEWRLSDIYPSIIRYSTPNTIAIEGDSYDTGFIGRRKNFYLFRMVGKKPVAVGTTIADFQVWGGEQFWNPSRSTIKTEDGMEYLLPNMVPALKFFHPAAKYDEFYDKPPREFDLLANVPENSTVEMAVSFSHLLTREEMKALLPAGVEPMWGAITAYSDKEIEKKNYLADRLVGIPLGGFVNGEHELSDEEFIQELDTLSKIPSHSSRALSRTASFLRQNGVKFYGVVVVGKPEALLKLADNPTISAAVMGAVEWQGMIR
- a CDS encoding RNA polymerase sigma factor, producing the protein MWQELYKMVYSYLYNLGLGHEDAEDVAQETLTAVYLHLDGVQEGKLKAWLYTVARRKYIDWLRRNRKGITLMDFDDYDIDTEDKAPEKMFLEKENLQEIQTVMEALSKLERDLLILKYNLELSYEDIGKVLKMKTNTVRVGLYRARQHFKEEYLKLRRSSHEKGRKE
- a CDS encoding cobalamin B12-binding domain-containing protein, producing MMKKIIAATIGNCVHVAGIMNFLSLAEKEGYDTRFLGAAISIDELLSAVKAEKPEYVGVSYRLTPEPLKEVLKELGEKIKEENLEGFKWIFGGTEPTARVAEESGLFYKVFGGMEDVDDVIGFLKGRKLSEAEYYARDLISRIKSKYPYPILRHHLGLPTVAETVASIEKIAESKVLDVISVAPDQNAQEHFFEQDKMDHRMDGAGGVPVRSRKDFQALYSAAQRGNFPLLRCYSGTNDLIPFAELLQDTIKNAWCAVPLCWYNVLDKRGPRAVEESIRENQQVMKWHGERNIPVEVNESHHWSLRDAHDTIGVVTAYLAAYNAKKMGVKDYIAQYMFNVPPSISPKMDLAKMLAKIELIESLQDDSFRVYRQARAGLASFPGDLSQAKGQLASSAYLAMAIKPHIYHVVGYCEAHHAATADDIIESCRIVRGVIRNNFLGVVDITKDKEVQRRKRELIEEAMFTLEAIKGLNPMAEDPLADAGTIAKAIKIGILDAPHLKGNPAACGKLTTRLVDGALYAYDTEEKRVLTEKERIERILEDYDKMPSRAVI
- a CDS encoding NAD/NADP-dependent octopine/nopaline dehydrogenase family protein; the protein is MLNFENVSYAVIGAGNGGLAMAGYLALKGYSVNLYNRSREKLESLISYPVITLSGSVEGKSVLNLVTSDIGEAIQNTDIIMVTVPATGHYHLAKAMAPYLKDGQIIVLNPGRTGGALEVYETIRKSGCDKDIVVAEAQTFIYACRATGPNSARIFSVKNEVALAAIPATSTRRVIRLLSGAYPQFTPARDVMETSLNNFGAIFHPAPTLLNSGHIERGQAFEYYLEGITPSIGQMLERLDAERMKVARALGVKAVSALEWLEESYGAKGDSIYEAIQNNPAYKGLTAPKGLDTRYIYEDVPCSLVPIASIAEHLGIETPAIDTIIRLANMMTGRNFREEGRTVDKLGLKGLSVVEIHRLAQTGEVKKTTVHEQEVVA
- a CDS encoding methylated-DNA--[protein]-cysteine S-methyltransferase, yielding METIYYRRIDTKIGRLMIASTRKGLCCVGLPGELEERFIEGLKKTYGKCDLWDEDGKGEKSSINDKALEELLLYFDGKLKQFTVPLDMRGTDFQKKVWQQLLKIPYGKTASYGDIARAIGKPGASRAVGGANNKNPLPIVVPCHRVVGSDGSLVGYGGGLEIKKFLLRLESAY
- the asnB gene encoding asparagine synthase B encodes the protein MCGIAGSFGKPDPGKIKIMLGMMEKRGPDDRGIYTAHDVVLGHNRLTIIDLNTGRQPLFNEDGTISLVFNGEIYNYKKLRAWLKSMGHKFKTDTDSEVLLHLYEELGPDMVYKLDGMFAFAIYSKNDFLLARDPLGIKPLYYGKDSEGTLYFASEIKGLLQITDDVKEFPNGHFYTHTRGFERYFRIKTEQEISADEETLIEELEEKLSKAVQKRLMADVPLGVFLSGGLDSSLIAAMARKYVDGELHSFAVGIKGSDDLYYSRIVAQHLGTTHHVFEYTKEDVIKALPQVIYYLESFDPALVRSAIPTYFVSRLASRYVKVVLSGEGADELFAGYEYLKRHKLEDINEELLRITNNLHNTNLQRVDRMTMANSIEGRVPFLDVEVVNFAFSIKEDLKLSPVKYTEKWILRKVAEKYLPKQVVWRKKEKFAHGTGTSHILAEWAKEAGNLDPAVESGIYKGAGDTRCNYMEEQAYRKIFKKYFPKVKDLSFVGKTRSILPGEIS
- the splB gene encoding spore photoproduct lyase gives rise to the protein MDMFLPKRALFEREALDYAVGQQVYYKMQQLGVETLFIGSHNRVTGIPGKTPQEAFFESKRTLVVGVRRSLDFQTCKPSAHYQLPLVTGCMGECEYCYLNTTLGKKPYIRVYVNIDQILERAQEYISRRKPEVTIFEGAATSDPLPVEPYTGALKKAIEFFGSTRNGLFRFVTKFTNVESLLDAAHCGRTTIRFSINNQFIIKNFEHRTPSAQERISAAAKVAGAGYPLGFIIGPIFHYPGWRQDYEEMLERLGTELNAAAGCSVSFELITHRFTRRAKTNILEVFPRTKLPMDEKQRVFKYGQFGYGKYIYPKEKMDEMKNFFDEKIREIFPKSKILYFV